The DNA segment GCAACTACGGGATCTTGTCCCGAAGTTGAGACAAATCGCGGAGTAGTCAGAttcttaattacatatttcttcACTTTTTCTCTTATATAATTCATAGATAAGATAAATCTGACATgtgctatatatttttattagcaatCTGCTTGGATTTGCAAGAACAGTGAGAGAGATAAAATGGGCTATCTGTCCATTTTTGGCCTTTACTGTCAATCATAATTATCAACAAATCGTTGAACATCCGACCTACAAAAGAAAAGGATAGACTCCGCCATGTCTTATCTCTCGTATCGTTCTGTCAAAGACAAATGTAAGATAACTCCGCTGCTTCCACCGAAGGCTTAATTTATTGAGTACtatttacaatgtttaacGAAAATGAACTTAACTACTATaatgaaaactttttaatatctactactattcaaaaaattagaaatcgaaaatattggttattataattattttttctctcgaagggtgtacattttattcattaatcttagaatttaaaaccacattattttcatattatttgtttattcataaattgtgttactttaatactaataaatgttaaatgttagTTTGacacaaaacatttaaataacataattgcataatgttaaattaccaTTTGAatacgttaattattttattaaacataataaaaaattaacagtgttcggttttaacataaatacaaaatgttttctgtgtaagttattttcattttttgtattttttcttatgcGCCGTAAATCTCCACGTGATTAAATTCTACCGGAATTAGTCTATGGCTAACGCTGAGTGTATCTTATATCTGTCTGAGATAATGTCGTTAACATAGCTGACGATCTAtgaatcaaaaacaaaaaaaggtCACTCTCTCGCTGGAATTTACTACAATCCGATTTGTCAATCGAATCTTGCACGTGGATGGATTCTGTTAAAAGTTttgttacacttttttttcccccttcgAACGAATACGTCCCGAGCTCGCGTAATGGCGTTTGTCACGCGAGAACCGATGCTGAGCAGGACGCTATTGCGAATAAACGTTACGAAGTGATTCCAATTAAGGGCCATTATAGGGTCGTTAATAATGGCGCGCGGTGCACAGGGTCGATAACGTTGTTTGGCAGAACGTAGTGCGCGACGGTTGTAACGGATTGCGAGAAACCGTATTACAAATCTCGGCGTCATTAAGTCATCACCGACTCGCGTTATTTATGaaactgtataattttttaatataaatcattcCCTCGCGATGCTCCTCGAAAAGTGAATATTTCACAAGGTATCTCATAAATTTCATTCTGATATATTCTAACCGCtctccttcctctctctctcgccgcggaatattatttttacgcgattttaattataaggtTACTGCATCAGTCATTGGATAATCAccaatataaatgtttaaaaaacattaaaataataagactttaaaataataaattataaattgacattttttagatCTAATTTTCATCAAGATTTGACTAAAATGtcactttttatttgaaaatgtatttatattaagtttttatttgtttattaactgGTGCAACGGTCATTTTACATCTCTGGTCTTTGAAGATTCATTAGATGGTCTTTGAAGATTCATTAACATTTCGAACTACAATATATGTTTTCACAGTTTTCTCACTAATTCTCACTGCTCTGTgagaataaattctttaaaatgacATCTGGATTTTTTCCAGGATGCCTAACGAGAACGTGTGTGCCTGTGGCGTGGTCGTGGATCTGCCAAAGTCACGAAGTAGCTCGGTGGAGCTTCTGGGTAAACTGACCATTCTCCTGCCCAAAACGAAGGGCAACAGATCGGAGAGTAAAGGCTCGCGGAAGCAACTCGACGATGGGCGAGTACCGAAGACTCGTACTACGTCGAGCGAGATCGGGAGCAGCAGCACGGTGACGGAACCCGCGAGAGTCACGATGAAGAGCAGCAAACACGAGAAGCGGCTCACTCACTCGCGGAGGACTCGAAGCGCCGACAGAGCCGAGTCGCATTACACGTACATCGGTAAGGCTGCATATTAAACATGGgggatttattattaatactgtcATAATGTCGAAAGAATTTATTCTAGAACATCCACagtagaaaacattttgtatttatgttaaaaatggtttttgtttaattaaatgcttaagctttaatttaagcattaatacatttgattgaaatatataaatacttgaattaaagaGATTCAATCGAGTTGAAAACTtcagtcaaattaacaacttttttttcttagtataaaaaaacacaaattatcagtaaataaacgaataatagaaaaataatgtagCTTGGAGACAGAAATCCTAATTAtacaactttaatttttttaatcataattaaaaattattatgattttatactaaaatgaaattatcaaAGTAAGTTTTGTCTGGCACGTGAAAGAAAATCGAGTAATTATCAGattccaaataataataaccaaatttgctatataaatttaatataaacgtcatgcatattatgattataatacgAATCTTCCAACTGTGTAGTGAAAATACAACATGTACCATATAATATGCGGTGCACGAAAATTCGGAAAGTGAGGAAAGAAATGAAAGGGATGTGACATCTTTTCGTTTTCGACACTTCATAGATTCGGGCTCGAGTATCCTTAGCGGTGGGATTCGTGAGAACACCATACCGGAAGCGCTGTACGCCACCATACCGGATACGCCGAGCGTCAATGAAACGACGATCGGGACGACGAGTCGACCGATGAATTCGCAGAACAGATCACAGCCTCTTTACTCCGCCATTCCGTCTATGAcatcgccgccgccgacgtACGACGTAGCGATTGCAAGAACGTGGCAGGTGAGATTCCTCATGATTTGTTATTATCCGCCAGTTTATAATCTGTCCCCTTTCACGCTTCGTGTTGCGGAATAAATAAAGGAAACGTCGGCGTCGCttaaaatgatattgttaCACGTTTTCCCACATCGTCCAGCCCGGAGTTAAATTTGATAGTAAATCATTTCGTAATAATCCCCGGTTTGTGACATCCAAGCTAATTTTCGCGAAATTAAACACGCGTACGCGCGTACAGAACGCGCAAAGCgacgttaaatttattatcgcttaatttaaatttaatataataataataatgtaatactCTGTAGCATCttcgtaaattaaaatttaaatatttcaatattatataatccgTGCTTGTTAAggccatttattttaattaaactcatTATTCGTATTTTTCAGTATATGAAACGCCGCACGATCACGTAtcaaaaataacagaaatcgAATTCCTTTACCTAAATAAAGCCTCTACTATACGAGCGACCATTAATCGATCTTTcctagtaaaaataatatatttattgaaagtttaaaagaaaaactgaACGAAAAACTTGCTGAATTTTTGTGTAGATATTTGATTGGAGTTTTGGAaaacatttaatgttaaaGTGTTTATAAGatggaaatttaaatatagaattgtTTATGAGATCTTCACGACTATGTTTGAGAAATGGTGCGTGATGTTTTCAGAACGTTGCAAATGTTTACAGGGAATGTTTtcctaaaatattctttatatattaacatttcgAAAAGACAGCACAACACTTTCCGAACGCTTAACTTTTAatacaagaatatttttatcagggATGTTGATATTATTAGTAGTTTAAAC comes from the Monomorium pharaonis isolate MP-MQ-018 chromosome 9, ASM1337386v2, whole genome shotgun sequence genome and includes:
- the LOC105840057 gene encoding uncharacterized protein LOC105840057, producing MPNENVCACGVVVDLPKSRSSSVELLGKLTILLPKTKGNRSESKGSRKQLDDGRVPKTRTTSSEIGSSSTVTEPARVTMKSSKHEKRLTHSRRTRSADRAESHYTYIDSGSSILSGGIRENTIPEALYATIPDTPSVNETTIGTTSRPMNSQNRSQPLYSAIPSMTSPPPTYDVAIARTWQTGLPPTYEEYLYHKYAMMSRSHTPPPPWSDSTTTTTTPSSNPTSSIQARRELLASQPELREYLAQLALSDRGSQHQYQQQRQQSRDAVCVVPREQQQVRVQQRARAMPPRSQSESRAQQQRIAAMYTDAAFCMETTVLQSAFDSGQGFALCSLM